A window of the Sporosarcina sp. FSL K6-2383 genome harbors these coding sequences:
- a CDS encoding AI-2E family transporter has translation MEVITDFFKNKGVKRVIIFALIILILYSVRSMMNLILLTFIFAFLMDRLVEFTFKHVRLNRKALVLLLYTTIVGILTVGLVKYLPIISLEISQLIKQITSFSTQSYDNPLINFIESIVSSEKITAYLENGFSFLLKSFTDISKTSVQVLIALILSLFFLLEKPSLIEFTNKFKSSKIAPFYYEIEFFGKKFSRTFGKVIEAQFIIALVNTVLSVIILMILGFPQIIGLGIMIFFLGLIPVAGVIISLVPLTIIGFTIGGYLTVIYLFIAVMVIHAIEAYILNPKLMSSKTDLPVFYTFIVLIFSQNFFGVWGLIIGIPVFVFLLDILDVTDKTPTIKKDKSD, from the coding sequence ATGGAAGTGATAACTGATTTCTTTAAGAATAAAGGAGTAAAACGGGTCATTATTTTTGCTTTAATCATTTTAATTTTGTACAGCGTCAGAAGTATGATGAATTTAATTCTACTAACATTTATTTTCGCCTTTTTGATGGATCGACTTGTAGAATTTACGTTCAAGCACGTCCGCCTCAATCGAAAAGCACTCGTTCTCCTACTCTATACGACGATTGTCGGTATACTGACGGTTGGTCTAGTTAAGTATTTACCGATTATTTCACTAGAAATCAGCCAGTTAATTAAGCAGATTACAAGCTTCTCTACCCAATCCTACGATAATCCATTAATCAATTTTATTGAGTCCATCGTTTCTAGTGAAAAAATTACTGCCTATTTAGAAAATGGTTTTTCATTTCTACTAAAATCCTTTACAGATATTAGTAAAACCAGTGTTCAAGTATTGATTGCCTTAATCCTTAGCCTGTTTTTCCTTCTTGAAAAGCCAAGTTTAATTGAATTCACGAATAAATTTAAAAGTAGTAAAATTGCACCGTTCTATTATGAAATTGAATTCTTCGGGAAAAAGTTTTCGCGTACATTTGGAAAAGTAATAGAAGCTCAGTTTATTATCGCACTTGTGAATACAGTGTTATCAGTCATTATTTTGATGATACTTGGATTCCCACAAATTATTGGATTGGGCATTATGATTTTCTTCTTAGGGCTCATCCCAGTCGCAGGGGTCATTATTTCTTTAGTCCCCCTCACTATTATTGGTTTTACGATTGGCGGATACTTAACAGTCATTTACTTATTTATAGCCGTCATGGTTATCCATGCAATTGAAGCTTATATCTTAAATCCAAAACTGATGTCTTCGAAAACAGATTTACCCGTTTTTTATACGTTTATTGTGCTCATTTTTTCACAAAACTTCTTTGGCGTCTGGGGATTGATTATTGGGATTCCTGTGTTTGTGTTCCTGCTAGACATACTAGATGTTACAGATAAGACACCCACCATCAAAAAAGACAAGTCGGATTAA
- a CDS encoding methionine biosynthesis PLP-dependent protein gives MTNKSFETRLVQLGNNSDLKTGAVNPPIYLSTAFKHNGLGQSTGYDYSRTKNPTRSILEEGIANLEGGDAGFACSSGMAAIQLVLSLFRSGDELIGPEDIYGGTYRLLDYYADIYSITTTYTDYKDVKETENLITEKTKALFIETPTNPLMQEIDIIQYAELAKRHGLLLIVDNTFYTPYFQRPIELGADIVLHSATKYIGGHNDVLAGLVVAKGEELCTKLGTNHNAIGAVLSPFDSWLIVRGLKTLHLRMKQHDANAKTIVDFLQSEPLVKDVLYPGKGGMLSFRLQEGEWVGPFLENLRLITFAESLGGVESFITYPTTQTHADIPLEERLRRGVDEKLLRFSVGVEDAVDLIADLKQVFATLKSEVPQL, from the coding sequence ATGACAAACAAAAGTTTTGAAACACGATTAGTGCAGCTAGGAAATAACAGCGATTTGAAAACTGGGGCGGTGAACCCACCGATTTATTTATCTACAGCTTTTAAGCACAACGGACTCGGTCAATCGACTGGCTATGACTACTCACGAACCAAAAATCCAACACGCTCCATTTTAGAAGAAGGCATTGCGAACTTAGAAGGCGGAGACGCGGGTTTTGCCTGTAGTTCCGGTATGGCTGCGATTCAATTAGTGTTATCTCTATTCCGCTCAGGCGACGAATTGATTGGTCCAGAAGATATTTACGGTGGGACCTATCGTCTGCTAGACTATTATGCCGATATCTATTCGATTACGACGACGTATACAGATTATAAAGACGTTAAAGAGACTGAGAACTTGATTACAGAGAAAACAAAAGCCCTTTTTATCGAAACACCAACCAATCCTTTGATGCAGGAAATTGATATTATTCAATACGCAGAACTCGCTAAAAGGCATGGTTTGTTGCTCATTGTCGATAACACATTTTACACACCGTATTTCCAAAGACCAATTGAGCTTGGCGCTGATATTGTTTTGCATAGTGCAACGAAATATATTGGCGGTCATAATGATGTGCTTGCTGGATTGGTTGTGGCGAAGGGAGAGGAGCTTTGTACCAAACTTGGTACTAATCACAATGCGATTGGCGCGGTTTTGTCGCCTTTCGATTCATGGTTAATCGTTCGTGGATTAAAAACGCTTCATTTACGCATGAAGCAGCATGATGCCAATGCGAAAACTATTGTAGATTTCTTACAAAGTGAGCCACTTGTCAAAGATGTACTATATCCAGGAAAAGGTGGGATGCTATCCTTCCGCCTACAAGAGGGCGAATGGGTTGGACCATTTCTAGAAAACCTAAGACTCATTACATTTGCAGAAAGTCTTGGTGGTGTGGAGAGTTTCATTACCTACCCAACGACACAAACCCATGCAGATATCCCGCTGGAAGAACGACTACGCCGAGGTGTCGATGAAAAATTGTTACGCTTTTCAGTAGGAGTAGAGGATGCGGTAGACTTAATTGCCGATTTGAAACAAGTATTTGCCACATTAAAAAGCGAGGTGCCTCAACTATGA
- the metC gene encoding cystathionine beta-lyase, whose amino-acid sequence MSSHEERLETTIIHASTRGDFEQKTGAVNVPIYLSSTFHQESFDKFGPYDYSRSGNPTRDALEKTIAALEGGARGLAFASGIAAISSAFMLLSADDHIVITEDVYGGTFRFVTEVLTKFRIDHTFVDLGDLAAVKQAIQPNTKLIYIETPSNPRLGITDIEAVVTIAKAHECLTFLDNTFMSPLYQRPLDLGVDIVLHSATKFLSGHSDIIAGLAVAKDEELGNRLAFIQNSFGAILGAQDSYALIQGIKTLGARLMQSTASATKIAAYLDGHALVEEVFYPGLPNHPGHTIHAKQSTSAGAVLSFRLPNRETAKAFVENVKIPVFAVSLGGVESILSYPAQMSHAAMPKAEREKRGITDGLLRFSVGLEHVDDLIADFDQALQVAEKLVTAKTSS is encoded by the coding sequence ATGAGTTCACATGAAGAACGATTGGAAACGACGATTATCCACGCATCGACACGTGGCGATTTTGAGCAAAAAACAGGTGCTGTCAACGTTCCGATTTACTTATCCTCTACATTCCATCAGGAGAGCTTTGATAAGTTCGGTCCATATGACTACAGTCGTTCGGGCAATCCAACAAGGGATGCTTTGGAAAAAACAATTGCAGCCTTGGAAGGCGGTGCGAGAGGGCTGGCATTTGCTTCTGGCATTGCTGCTATTTCCTCTGCATTCATGCTGTTGTCTGCTGATGATCATATTGTCATCACCGAGGATGTTTACGGTGGAACATTTCGTTTTGTCACTGAAGTATTGACGAAATTCCGGATTGATCATACTTTTGTAGATTTAGGCGATTTAGCAGCAGTCAAGCAAGCTATCCAACCAAATACGAAATTAATTTACATCGAAACACCTTCCAATCCACGTCTTGGCATTACGGATATTGAAGCGGTCGTCACTATTGCCAAAGCGCATGAATGCTTAACATTCCTTGATAATACATTCATGTCACCTCTTTATCAGCGTCCACTCGATCTTGGTGTGGATATTGTCCTGCACAGTGCAACGAAGTTTTTATCGGGGCATAGTGATATCATCGCTGGTCTCGCTGTGGCAAAGGATGAGGAGCTCGGCAATCGCTTAGCATTCATCCAAAATTCTTTCGGTGCTATTTTAGGTGCACAAGATTCCTATGCACTCATACAAGGCATCAAAACATTGGGCGCTCGCTTGATGCAATCAACTGCCTCCGCAACTAAAATCGCTGCCTATTTGGATGGGCATGCATTAGTGGAAGAAGTGTTTTACCCTGGCTTACCAAATCATCCAGGACACACTATCCATGCAAAACAGTCAACAAGTGCAGGCGCTGTATTATCATTCCGCTTACCAAACAGAGAGACAGCCAAAGCATTTGTCGAAAACGTCAAAATCCCAGTTTTCGCCGTCAGTCTAGGTGGCGTCGAATCTATACTTTCTTATCCAGCACAAATGTCCCATGCTGCAATGCCTAAAGCTGAACGAGAAAAACGTGGCATCACAGATGGTCTGCTGCGCTTTTCAGTAGGGCTTGAGCATGTCGATGACTTGATAGCTGATTTTGATCAAGCCTTGCAGGTTGCAGAGAAATTAGTCACAGCAAAAACTTCATCATAA
- a CDS encoding DoxX family membrane protein has product MLKKSTIIIPENPLSSFLFSDTRSAVIWLFIRLYVGYAWLTAGWGKVRSDAWTGENAGAAINGFVSGAIAKSQEGGDVSGWFATFLENAVLPNAKLFGFVVAYGELLVGLGLVFGLLTGIAAFFGALMNVSFLLAGTLSTNPVLFILATWLVLAWKVAGWYGLDRFALPKLGTPWQKTNRG; this is encoded by the coding sequence ATGTTGAAGAAAAGCACAATTATCATCCCGGAAAACCCGCTGTCTAGTTTTTTATTCAGCGATACGCGTTCGGCGGTTATTTGGTTATTTATAAGACTTTATGTCGGTTATGCATGGTTGACTGCTGGCTGGGGGAAAGTGCGAAGTGATGCTTGGACGGGTGAAAATGCCGGAGCAGCGATTAATGGATTTGTTTCAGGTGCCATTGCGAAGTCTCAGGAAGGTGGAGATGTGTCCGGTTGGTTTGCGACATTTTTGGAAAATGCCGTATTACCAAATGCTAAACTATTCGGATTCGTAGTTGCATATGGTGAATTATTAGTTGGTCTAGGGCTGGTCTTTGGATTATTAACAGGAATTGCAGCGTTTTTTGGTGCATTAATGAACGTCAGTTTTTTGCTAGCTGGAACATTAAGTACGAACCCAGTTCTGTTCATCTTAGCAACTTGGTTGGTACTCGCATGGAAAGTAGCTGGCTGGTATGGTCTTGACCGTTTCGCATTACCAAAGCTAGGAACACCGTGGCAGAAGACGAATAGGGGTTAG
- a CDS encoding MoxR family ATPase: MTYKGMIEKVLTNIEQVMIGKRDIAELSVVALLAGGHVLLEDVPGVGKTMMVKALARSIGADFKRIQFTPDLLPSDVLGVSIYNPKEMEFEFRPGPIMGNIVLADEINRTSPKTQSALLEGMEESSVTIDGETMRLPQPFFVMATQNPIEYEGTYPLPEAQLDRFLFKLKMGYPTKREESEILSRAEKSVPLDKLDTVISLYDLKELQRAVTTVTVDETIKSYIVDCASETRNHPYVYLGVSPRGSLALMKACQAFALMNGRTYVTPDDVQYLSPFVFGHRMILRPEAKYEGISTKEIVDRILTKVRVPVNKVGLK; encoded by the coding sequence ATGACGTATAAAGGAATGATTGAAAAGGTTCTCACGAATATTGAACAAGTAATGATTGGAAAACGAGATATTGCGGAGTTGAGTGTGGTTGCGCTTCTTGCAGGGGGACATGTCTTACTTGAGGATGTACCGGGTGTCGGTAAAACGATGATGGTTAAGGCGTTGGCAAGGTCAATAGGTGCTGATTTTAAAAGGATTCAGTTTACGCCTGACTTACTCCCTTCAGATGTTCTTGGTGTATCAATTTACAATCCAAAAGAGATGGAGTTTGAATTTAGGCCGGGTCCGATTATGGGGAATATTGTTCTTGCGGATGAAATTAACCGAACATCACCGAAGACGCAATCAGCACTGTTGGAAGGAATGGAAGAATCCTCAGTGACGATCGATGGTGAAACGATGAGGCTTCCGCAACCATTTTTTGTTATGGCAACACAAAATCCAATTGAGTATGAGGGAACATATCCATTGCCAGAAGCGCAATTGGACCGATTCTTATTTAAGTTGAAAATGGGCTATCCGACGAAGCGAGAGGAGTCAGAAATCCTGAGCCGAGCTGAAAAATCAGTGCCGCTAGACAAGTTAGATACAGTTATTTCGCTGTATGATTTGAAGGAGTTGCAAAGGGCAGTCACAACGGTAACGGTCGATGAAACGATTAAATCGTATATTGTGGACTGCGCTTCAGAGACGCGTAATCATCCTTACGTCTATTTGGGCGTCAGCCCGCGAGGATCGTTGGCATTGATGAAGGCGTGTCAGGCTTTTGCATTAATGAACGGTCGGACTTATGTGACACCGGATGATGTGCAATACCTTTCACCGTTTGTTTTTGGTCATCGTATGATCTTGCGTCCCGAAGCAAAATATGAAGGGATTTCCACGAAGGAAATTGTGGATCGGATATTGACTAAGGTGCGTGTGCCGGTGAATAAGGTCGGACTCAAATGA
- a CDS encoding iron-siderophore ABC transporter substrate-binding protein yields the protein MNCKSFITMFIALTVVTLFTVGCSSNEKNADNQQVVEPESNETSSDSQTKRVIKHLQGETTIIGEPSKIAVLDYRLADSMIALGTKPYAMATYLGNTDLEYMEGNPLDGVVGLGDDINLEAILQAEPDLIIARQGHVEQFDSLNKIAPTIILEESANWRDDFRLFAEVLGKTQEADNWLKQYEDKVADAKSKIAPLIDSGKTAVVLRILPKEYRVYGTKQQLGGILYGDLGLQASESVEAIGKAEPISIETLPDFDADYIFVQVGFPVIGGDSDAEKNFEEMMDSSLWKNLKAVKNNHIFIVPYWTLRDFPIINEKSLEIVSQHILAE from the coding sequence ATGAATTGCAAATCATTTATCACTATGTTTATAGCACTTACAGTTGTTACATTATTCACAGTTGGATGTAGTTCAAATGAAAAAAATGCAGACAATCAGCAAGTCGTAGAACCTGAAAGTAATGAAACATCTTCAGATTCGCAAACGAAGCGTGTCATTAAGCATCTCCAAGGAGAAACGACAATCATTGGTGAACCAAGTAAAATTGCCGTGTTGGATTATCGCCTAGCTGATTCCATGATTGCTTTAGGTACAAAACCATATGCGATGGCTACATATTTAGGAAATACAGACTTGGAATACATGGAAGGGAATCCACTTGACGGAGTAGTAGGACTTGGGGATGATATTAATCTCGAAGCAATATTACAAGCGGAGCCTGATCTAATCATTGCCCGACAAGGACATGTTGAACAATTTGACTCTTTGAATAAAATTGCACCTACAATCATTTTAGAGGAAAGCGCCAATTGGCGTGATGATTTTCGCCTATTTGCAGAAGTACTTGGTAAAACACAAGAGGCAGATAACTGGCTGAAGCAATACGAAGATAAAGTTGCCGATGCTAAAAGCAAGATTGCTCCCCTCATCGACTCTGGTAAAACGGCTGTTGTCCTTCGTATTTTGCCTAAAGAATATCGTGTTTATGGAACAAAACAACAACTAGGTGGAATTCTTTATGGTGATTTGGGGCTTCAAGCTAGTGAAAGCGTAGAAGCCATCGGCAAGGCTGAACCTATTTCCATCGAGACTTTACCAGATTTTGATGCTGACTATATCTTTGTTCAAGTTGGGTTTCCAGTCATAGGTGGAGATTCCGATGCAGAGAAAAATTTCGAGGAAATGATGGACAGTTCACTTTGGAAAAACCTTAAAGCCGTCAAAAATAACCATATTTTCATCGTACCCTATTGGACATTAAGAGACTTTCCAATTATTAATGAGAAGTCTTTAGAGATTGTATCACAGCATATTTTAGCTGAATAA
- a CDS encoding DUF58 domain-containing protein, translated as MIKIKKMLDISGQFLFILAVLVVTYVFAMFQGGQVSWVIFYSLLPFVLYSAMLFLYPLSGVTVKRSIRAMNIQNGGKFQVSLTVRRNSRFPLLYTVVTEKWEEDETALLAGEQRKKMFLFGFRKEMEWHYEIEQLPRGEHVLQGVVIEVSDFFGWLRKTKMIEARDTILVFPKMIDLHYVPFDTQYDRGTLASLLNIVKDTTMATGVRGYQPGDRVTWIHWKSFARTQTLMTKEFEDRRSQEVLLLLDGRVSTVFEEQVEFTASILKEASSHQAELALVTTGLDSSLFPFIHSEEQLHQALVHLAKIKPTAEDKTAPLVDFSTEFQHGGGIVLITAKPDWLLMQSVLRNAKNARSIICFVVVKENEQIDRAMENDIQLARSKGVLVHILGKERFKEAFQEVAG; from the coding sequence ATGATAAAAATAAAAAAGATGCTTGATATTTCTGGGCAATTCCTTTTCATATTAGCTGTCTTAGTCGTGACTTATGTTTTCGCTATGTTTCAAGGGGGCCAAGTTAGTTGGGTAATTTTTTATAGTCTACTGCCTTTTGTTCTGTATTCGGCTATGTTATTTCTCTATCCGCTTTCAGGGGTTACAGTAAAACGTTCTATTCGCGCAATGAATATTCAAAACGGCGGTAAATTTCAAGTGTCATTAACGGTGAGGCGTAACAGTCGCTTTCCGTTATTATATACAGTTGTGACAGAAAAATGGGAAGAGGATGAAACGGCTTTATTGGCAGGTGAGCAACGAAAAAAAATGTTTCTTTTTGGATTTCGTAAAGAAATGGAATGGCATTATGAAATTGAACAACTGCCTAGAGGAGAGCATGTTCTACAAGGTGTAGTCATTGAAGTGTCGGACTTTTTTGGCTGGCTTCGTAAAACGAAAATGATTGAGGCGAGGGATACTATTTTAGTGTTCCCTAAAATGATAGATTTGCATTATGTTCCGTTCGACACACAATATGACCGGGGTACACTTGCTTCGTTATTGAATATTGTCAAGGATACAACGATGGCGACGGGGGTTCGTGGCTATCAGCCTGGAGATCGAGTAACATGGATTCATTGGAAATCATTTGCAAGGACACAGACGTTGATGACGAAAGAGTTTGAGGACAGGCGCTCGCAAGAAGTGTTGTTACTTTTGGATGGTAGAGTATCTACTGTGTTTGAGGAACAAGTAGAATTTACGGCTTCTATTTTGAAGGAAGCCTCCAGTCATCAGGCGGAGCTAGCGTTGGTGACGACAGGGCTTGATTCTTCTCTATTTCCTTTTATTCATTCTGAGGAGCAGCTCCATCAAGCACTTGTTCACCTTGCAAAAATAAAACCTACTGCGGAAGACAAGACAGCACCATTAGTAGATTTCAGCACGGAATTTCAGCATGGGGGCGGCATTGTACTGATTACCGCTAAGCCCGATTGGCTCTTAATGCAGTCAGTACTACGCAATGCTAAAAATGCACGATCAATCATATGTTTTGTTGTTGTGAAAGAGAACGAGCAGATTGATCGAGCGATGGAGAATGATATTCAATTAGCAAGGTCAAAGGGAGTTCTTGTACATATACTTGGGAAAGAACGTTTTAAAGAAGCTTTTCAAGAGGTGGCAGGCTAA
- a CDS encoding pirin family protein, with the protein MSNENVVSRGIRSVRDVVFQENSPTHKVGLVIEPGNWEEADPFLLMAEDFFVRGTFGMHPHRGMETVTYVIEGKLEHSDNKTGGGELLPGDVQWMTAGRGIIHTEDPAVGDVVRSLQLWVNLPSDKKMTEPRYQNMRAQDMPVREEEGAAIRVFSGSSMGVTAATKNHVPVTIVELNIDAGVTVMQDLPGSYNGFLYIVEGQGTFGKDNTVGKEGQVLWLERGVDTEQTELTIHATEQLRVVLYAGQPIGEKVVARGPFVMNSEEEIVQAYKDYREGKFE; encoded by the coding sequence ATGAGTAACGAAAACGTTGTATCAAGAGGTATTAGAAGTGTAAGAGATGTTGTTTTCCAAGAAAATTCACCGACACATAAAGTAGGATTGGTTATTGAGCCTGGGAATTGGGAGGAAGCTGATCCTTTCCTATTGATGGCAGAGGACTTTTTTGTACGTGGCACATTCGGTATGCACCCACATCGTGGCATGGAGACGGTGACGTATGTTATTGAAGGCAAGCTAGAGCATTCGGACAATAAAACCGGTGGCGGAGAGCTGCTACCAGGGGACGTCCAGTGGATGACTGCGGGACGAGGAATCATTCATACAGAAGATCCGGCTGTCGGTGATGTAGTTCGTTCCTTGCAACTATGGGTCAATCTTCCAAGTGATAAAAAAATGACGGAGCCACGCTATCAAAATATGCGTGCGCAAGATATGCCTGTTCGCGAAGAAGAGGGGGCTGCTATCCGTGTGTTTTCCGGTTCCTCAATGGGCGTAACGGCTGCTACGAAAAATCATGTACCTGTGACGATAGTGGAGTTAAACATCGATGCAGGGGTGACAGTTATGCAAGATCTACCGGGAAGTTATAACGGGTTTCTATATATCGTAGAAGGACAAGGAACGTTTGGCAAAGACAACACGGTAGGCAAAGAAGGACAAGTTCTCTGGCTTGAACGTGGAGTGGATACTGAACAGACTGAATTGACCATTCATGCGACAGAGCAATTACGCGTCGTCTTATATGCAGGACAACCGATTGGTGAAAAAGTCGTCGCACGTGGCCCATTTGTGATGAATTCAGAAGAAGAGATTGTTCAAGCATACAAAGATTACCGAGAAGGCAAATTCGAGTAA
- a CDS encoding nicotinate phosphoribosyltransferase: MSSKYADDSLALHTDLYQINMAESYWADGIHNRKSVFELFFRSLPFGNGYAIFAGLERVLDYLRNLQFSESDLAYLKDDLGYEDDFISYLKDLRFTGDVYSMVEGELVFANEPIIRIEAPLIQAQLIETAVLNIVNYQTLIATKASRIKQVVKDEVVMEFGTRRAHEMDAAIWGARASIIGGIEATSNVRAGKRFDIPVSGTHAHSMVQAYKSEYEAFHSYAKRHKDCVFLVDTYNTLKIGIPTAIQVAKELGDTINFIGVRLDSGDISFLSKEARRMLDDAGFTEAKVVVSNDLDEYTILNLKAQGAKVDVWGIGTKLITAYDQPALGAVYKIVSIENAEGEMTDTIKISSTTEKVTTPGRKKLYRIIDLENGKAEGDYITMYDEDPESEQRLKMFHPVHTFISKFVTNFEAKNLHQKVVEDGNVIYANPPLLQMRDYAKENLNLLWDEYKRSLNPEEYPVDLSQKCWDNKMRNIQEVQEMVEDFNFNQQ; encoded by the coding sequence ATGAGTTCAAAATATGCAGATGATAGCTTGGCATTACATACGGATCTTTATCAAATCAATATGGCGGAATCGTATTGGGCGGATGGAATTCATAATCGAAAATCAGTGTTTGAATTATTTTTTAGAAGCTTACCATTTGGTAATGGCTATGCAATATTCGCGGGACTTGAAAGGGTGCTTGATTATTTGCGCAATCTTCAATTCAGCGAAAGTGATTTAGCTTATTTAAAGGATGACCTTGGTTATGAGGATGACTTTATTAGTTATTTGAAGGATTTGCGTTTCACTGGCGATGTTTATTCAATGGTTGAGGGAGAGTTGGTTTTTGCCAATGAACCCATTATTCGAATTGAAGCGCCACTTATCCAAGCGCAGCTTATTGAAACGGCTGTTTTGAATATCGTTAATTATCAAACGCTAATTGCAACGAAAGCAAGTCGCATCAAACAGGTTGTGAAGGATGAAGTGGTCATGGAATTTGGGACACGCCGTGCGCATGAAATGGATGCGGCAATTTGGGGTGCCCGCGCGTCCATTATTGGGGGCATTGAAGCGACGAGTAATGTACGTGCTGGGAAAAGATTTGATATACCTGTTTCAGGGACACATGCTCATTCCATGGTGCAAGCTTATAAAAGTGAATATGAGGCATTTCATTCATACGCGAAACGCCATAAGGATTGTGTTTTCCTTGTAGACACTTATAATACGCTGAAGATTGGTATTCCAACCGCGATTCAAGTGGCGAAAGAATTAGGGGACACAATCAATTTCATCGGTGTGCGTCTCGATAGCGGCGATATTTCATTTTTATCGAAAGAAGCGCGCCGTATGTTGGATGATGCAGGATTCACAGAGGCGAAGGTGGTCGTTTCAAATGATTTGGATGAGTATACAATTTTGAACTTGAAAGCGCAGGGAGCAAAGGTAGACGTCTGGGGAATCGGAACGAAACTGATTACAGCCTATGATCAGCCAGCGCTTGGAGCGGTATATAAAATTGTTTCCATTGAAAATGCAGAAGGCGAAATGACTGATACGATTAAGATTTCCTCAACAACGGAAAAAGTGACAACACCAGGACGGAAAAAATTGTATCGCATTATTGACTTGGAGAATGGCAAGGCTGAAGGGGACTACATTACGATGTACGATGAAGACCCAGAGTCTGAACAACGCCTTAAAATGTTCCATCCAGTTCATACCTTTATCTCGAAGTTTGTAACGAATTTTGAAGCGAAAAATTTGCATCAGAAGGTTGTTGAAGATGGGAATGTCATCTATGCAAATCCACCGTTGTTGCAAATGCGTGACTATGCGAAAGAAAACTTGAATTTATTATGGGATGAATATAAACGCTCATTGAATCCAGAAGAATATCCAGTCGATTTAAGTCAAAAATGCTGGGATAACAAAATGCGTAATATCCAGGAAGTTCAGGAAATGGTTGAAGACTTTAACTTCAATCAGCAGTAG
- the nadE gene encoding ammonia-dependent NAD(+) synthetase: MTLQEKIIAEFKVQSAIDPQDEIRKSVDFLKAYARKNPFLNGFVLGISGGQDSTLVGKLAQIAVDELNDEVGANHYKFIAIRLPYGVQFDEEDCQDALDFIGPTLVYTVNIKEAVDASERTLMVAGVKLTDYSKGNEKARERMKVQYSVAAMHNCVVLGTDHAAEGITGFYTKFGDGGADLMPIARLNKRQGKQLLNKLDCPAHLYSKVPTADLEEDKPALPDEVALGITYDQIDDYLEGKEIPTEPREKLENYFLRSQHKRHMPITIFDDFWK; encoded by the coding sequence ATGACGCTACAGGAGAAAATCATTGCAGAGTTCAAGGTGCAGTCGGCTATTGATCCTCAGGATGAGATTCGTAAGTCTGTTGATTTTTTAAAAGCCTATGCAAGAAAAAATCCATTTTTAAATGGCTTTGTGCTGGGGATTTCAGGTGGACAGGATTCAACGTTGGTCGGCAAGCTAGCTCAGATAGCTGTCGATGAGTTGAACGATGAGGTGGGAGCGAATCACTATAAATTCATTGCGATTCGATTACCTTATGGTGTTCAGTTTGACGAAGAGGATTGCCAAGATGCTCTTGATTTTATCGGACCAACGTTGGTGTATACGGTAAATATAAAAGAGGCTGTTGATGCGAGTGAGCGTACATTGATGGTTGCGGGTGTGAAGCTGACGGATTACTCCAAGGGCAATGAAAAAGCGCGGGAACGGATGAAGGTCCAATACTCTGTTGCTGCAATGCATAATTGTGTGGTGCTTGGAACGGATCATGCGGCGGAAGGGATTACCGGATTTTATACGAAGTTTGGGGATGGTGGTGCTGATCTGATGCCGATCGCTAGATTAAACAAGCGGCAAGGGAAGCAGCTGCTAAATAAACTCGATTGTCCAGCCCATCTCTATTCGAAAGTGCCAACTGCGGATTTGGAAGAGGATAAGCCTGCATTGCCAGACGAAGTTGCCTTAGGAATTACGTATGACCAAATTGATGATTATCTTGAGGGGAAAGAAATTCCGACAGAACCCCGTGAAAAACTAGAGAATTATTTTTTGCGCTCACAACATAAACGGCATATGCCAATTACAATTTTCGATGATTTTTGGAAATGA